A window of Catenulispora sp. MAP5-51 contains these coding sequences:
- a CDS encoding transcriptional regulator gives MLRRREMLNGVLSLAATPALGLHSALYQATGQPATLPQLSAALTAARSDFQATRYSALDTRLSRLCATAAATRDASSGHTRDRASAILARTYCLVSELATKQAKAGTAWVASDRALSFAHASGDPVAIAEAATRLSVAMRQDEQFPEATNLLASTALTLQADLHDHRALSAYGSVLLVAAYTEAQAGHRANALELLREAEDAAHRLREPVTDFSAVQCQLYRISSHTALGDAVALDYAKRLNAAALPTTERKSRYWTDAARAWNMIGNPAQTLTALEAAEAVSVEDVRRPSMQKLAIALMKDSPNLVGLAAFATRIGVERP, from the coding sequence GTGCTGCGACGTCGCGAGATGCTCAACGGAGTACTCAGCCTGGCAGCCACGCCGGCCCTGGGCCTGCACAGCGCGCTGTATCAGGCCACCGGCCAGCCAGCCACGCTCCCACAACTCTCGGCGGCCCTCACCGCAGCTCGGTCGGACTTCCAAGCGACCCGTTACAGCGCGTTGGACACCAGACTCAGCCGCCTGTGCGCTACCGCCGCAGCCACCCGCGACGCCAGCTCTGGTCACACCCGCGACAGGGCCTCGGCGATCCTGGCGCGCACGTACTGCCTGGTGAGCGAGCTAGCCACGAAGCAAGCGAAAGCCGGTACCGCCTGGGTGGCCTCTGACCGGGCCCTGAGCTTCGCGCACGCCTCGGGGGACCCAGTCGCCATCGCCGAGGCAGCCACGCGCCTATCAGTGGCGATGCGGCAGGACGAACAGTTTCCGGAGGCGACCAACCTGCTCGCCTCTACGGCTCTGACCCTGCAAGCCGACTTGCATGACCATCGCGCGCTATCCGCCTATGGTTCCGTCCTCTTGGTCGCGGCCTACACTGAGGCACAAGCCGGCCACCGCGCGAACGCACTCGAGCTACTCCGGGAGGCCGAGGACGCCGCCCACCGCCTGCGCGAACCCGTCACAGATTTCTCGGCCGTGCAGTGCCAGTTGTATCGGATCAGTTCCCACACTGCTCTAGGCGACGCCGTAGCCCTGGACTACGCCAAGCGGCTCAACGCCGCCGCCCTGCCCACCACCGAGCGCAAATCCCGGTACTGGACCGATGCGGCTCGTGCCTGGAACATGATCGGCAATCCGGCGCAGACTCTTACCGCGCTCGAAGCCGCCGAAGCGGTGTCCGTAGAGGACGTCCGACGCCCATCGATGCAGAAGCTCGCCATCGCGCTCATGAAGGACTCACCGAACCTTGTAGGCCTCGCCGCGTTCGCGACCCGCATCGGAGTCGAACGGCCCTGA
- a CDS encoding DUF2637 domain-containing protein: MALAPTSDVPPLPTWLSNGLLALSATVLLALACASAWLSYHAQATYVLAHNGNQASEAKVWALLLDAGTAGVSLLRLYEALQRRPNAATRISLLGCIAASVVMNLLHTPSWSAGGCLVAAVPPVMYAVFLEHLITNLRNVLVQDEARRSVWRRSTLWVNFPVLMWSRRRHLLRNEAEGAPSSSTSAPCSADASQRATNADDQVEQAGALRAKAPAMASRCGRGLGPKRVAFEAALKDQMRSGDLRLFSEDERERNAAAYQAAASLPAPLSRGAARRYVVQALPRLEESRALYK; the protein is encoded by the coding sequence GTGGCGCTGGCACCCACGTCTGACGTCCCTCCACTGCCGACCTGGCTCAGCAACGGGTTGCTGGCGCTGTCCGCAACCGTGTTGCTCGCACTCGCGTGCGCTTCCGCATGGCTCTCCTATCACGCGCAGGCGACGTACGTACTGGCCCACAACGGGAACCAGGCGAGCGAGGCGAAAGTCTGGGCCCTGCTCCTGGACGCCGGGACGGCTGGCGTTTCTCTTCTTCGCCTCTACGAGGCCCTGCAACGCCGCCCTAATGCGGCCACCAGGATTTCTCTACTCGGCTGCATCGCAGCGAGCGTGGTTATGAACCTGCTGCACACCCCTTCTTGGTCTGCGGGCGGATGTCTCGTCGCAGCAGTACCTCCGGTGATGTACGCCGTGTTTCTGGAGCACCTGATCACCAACCTGCGCAACGTCCTGGTACAGGATGAGGCGCGGCGCAGCGTGTGGCGCAGGTCGACATTGTGGGTCAACTTCCCGGTGCTTATGTGGAGCAGGCGGCGCCATCTGCTTCGCAACGAGGCCGAAGGCGCACCGAGTTCGTCGACGTCCGCTCCCTGCTCCGCCGATGCTTCGCAGCGCGCCACGAACGCGGACGACCAAGTGGAGCAGGCTGGCGCTCTGCGCGCGAAGGCGCCGGCCATGGCGTCTCGGTGCGGCCGGGGCCTCGGCCCCAAGCGTGTCGCCTTCGAAGCCGCGCTGAAGGACCAAATGCGGTCCGGCGACCTGCGCCTCTTCTCAGAAGACGAGCGTGAGCGGAACGCAGCTGCGTATCAGGCTGCCGCGTCACTTCCTGCGCCACTTTCCCGAGGGGCGGCTCGGCGCTATGTGGTGCAGGCGCTGCCACGCTTGGAGGAGAGTCGCGCGCTGTACAAGTAG
- a CDS encoding helix-turn-helix transcriptional regulator, translated as MPEENATTLAAVLRRQAGYRPKAGRNSPRPGDGDRRREQLAQQQPVNDPAADRQPDYRDESGVLVSAAEQATVRTEPWLFLEEVREIYGFPESSLRYWRKTRTGPAAYRVGRRLRYPQSEIESWMREQAARDPIARSTKNKPAKT; from the coding sequence ATGCCCGAAGAGAACGCCACCACCTTGGCCGCAGTGCTGCGGCGGCAAGCTGGCTACCGGCCCAAGGCCGGCCGCAACTCACCCCGCCCTGGCGATGGTGATCGCCGGCGGGAGCAGCTTGCACAGCAGCAGCCTGTCAATGACCCAGCGGCCGATCGGCAGCCCGACTACCGAGACGAATCCGGCGTCCTGGTGAGCGCCGCCGAGCAGGCCACGGTGCGTACTGAGCCGTGGCTCTTCCTCGAAGAGGTCCGCGAGATATACGGCTTCCCCGAGTCGAGCCTGCGGTACTGGCGCAAGACCCGCACCGGGCCGGCGGCCTACCGCGTTGGGCGCAGGCTGCGCTATCCCCAATCCGAGATCGAGTCATGGATGCGTGAGCAGGCAGCACGCGATCCGATCGCCCGATCCACGAAGAACAAGCCTGCAAAGACATGA
- a CDS encoding tyrosine-type recombinase/integrase, with translation MDVRIWHRSWPRKRGRTYTVCYQVDGGPEQRLDPVYAKSEVEQQKRELRDRLKKGQFLDFTAGQKLFEDFAHEKLEEWAPPILSSGTYNRYRQVINDLLIPEFTGKALAEIKRSDCQKWLNKRLRQVARGTAEVDKAVLTKVLTSAVKEKLLDASPAVDLDLPKVDRRTEKVRAITAWSEDTVDDLVDALPQRYRALGELARDTGMRQGELFGVALEHLDLRRRKLKVCLQIRYTDGMHFALPKRGKVRTLELMDTSVKALTEHIETYGTTAITLPWDHSDGPHKTFQLLFTNTKERAIRRDHFNESAWHRALRACGITPAGKSTGIHQLRHHVASLLLAQGMSIAEVAEVLGDTVQEVSETYAHAMPDFGKRLRSINASREARIAAAREESGMGW, from the coding sequence GTGGATGTTCGTATCTGGCATCGCTCGTGGCCACGTAAGAGGGGCAGAACCTACACGGTCTGCTACCAGGTCGACGGCGGCCCCGAGCAACGCCTTGACCCTGTATATGCCAAATCCGAAGTGGAGCAGCAGAAGCGGGAGCTGCGCGATCGCCTGAAGAAGGGGCAATTCCTCGACTTCACAGCCGGCCAGAAACTGTTCGAGGATTTCGCGCACGAGAAGCTGGAGGAGTGGGCACCCCCAATCCTGTCCTCCGGCACTTACAACCGCTACCGTCAGGTGATCAACGATCTGCTAATCCCAGAGTTCACCGGCAAGGCACTGGCCGAGATCAAACGGTCCGACTGCCAGAAGTGGCTGAACAAGCGGCTGAGGCAGGTAGCCAGAGGCACTGCGGAAGTCGACAAGGCGGTGCTCACCAAGGTGCTGACCAGTGCGGTAAAGGAGAAGCTGCTCGACGCCTCGCCTGCAGTCGACCTGGATCTGCCGAAGGTCGATCGCAGAACCGAGAAGGTGAGGGCCATCACCGCCTGGTCGGAGGACACTGTCGATGATCTGGTTGACGCACTCCCCCAGCGGTATCGGGCGCTTGGGGAGCTGGCGCGCGACACCGGTATGCGCCAAGGCGAGCTGTTCGGTGTGGCGCTGGAGCACCTCGACCTAAGGCGGCGAAAGCTCAAGGTCTGCTTGCAGATCCGCTATACCGACGGGATGCATTTCGCGTTGCCCAAGCGGGGCAAGGTCAGGACACTGGAACTGATGGACACATCGGTGAAAGCCCTGACCGAGCATATCGAGACCTATGGGACCACGGCGATCACCTTGCCGTGGGATCACAGCGATGGACCGCACAAGACTTTCCAGCTGCTCTTCACGAACACCAAGGAGCGTGCGATCCGCCGCGACCACTTCAACGAGTCGGCCTGGCATCGGGCGCTACGTGCCTGCGGGATCACTCCGGCCGGCAAATCCACTGGCATCCATCAGCTCCGTCATCACGTGGCCTCCCTGTTACTGGCACAAGGGATGTCGATCGCCGAGGTCGCCGAAGTCCTCGGCGACACCGTGCAAGAGGTCTCCGAGACCTACGCTCACGCCATGCCCGACTTCGGCAAACGGCTGCGGTCCATCAACGCCTCGCGAGAGGCACGGATCGCTGCCGCTCGCGAGGAATCCGGTATGGGGTGGTAG
- a CDS encoding VOC family protein, producing the protein MTVIRHITLDADNPYELGRFWESVLSWQMDPECAPGDGEVLLHGPEGLPGLLLIEVPEPKTAKSRMHFDLMPQTTRDEELARVLGLGAKVVEDHRKADGAGWVWCEDPEGYVGAYRNWSREIARPLARRCAPRRPQPRYCCAGPGAGYTAEQEAHVALAS; encoded by the coding sequence ATGACTGTCATTCGCCACATCACCCTCGACGCGGACAACCCCTACGAGCTCGGCAGGTTCTGGGAGTCGGTGCTGAGCTGGCAGATGGACCCCGAGTGCGCCCCCGGCGACGGCGAGGTCCTGCTGCACGGCCCCGAGGGCCTGCCCGGCCTGCTGCTGATCGAGGTTCCGGAGCCGAAGACGGCCAAGAGCCGCATGCACTTCGACCTGATGCCGCAGACCACCCGCGACGAGGAGTTGGCCCGCGTGCTGGGTCTGGGCGCGAAGGTGGTCGAGGACCACCGCAAGGCCGATGGCGCGGGGTGGGTCTGGTGCGAAGACCCCGAGGGCTATGTCGGTGCATACCGGAACTGGTCGCGGGAGATCGCACGACCGTTGGCGCGGCGATGTGCGCCGAGGAGACCACAACCGCGGTACTGCTGCGCCGGTCCGGGCGCCGGATACACTGCCGAGCAAGAAGCGCATGTAGCACTTGCGTCCTGA
- a CDS encoding L,D-transpeptidase, translated as MPVRVNFGSAVASTNRAAIERAMKVTTTPHVDGAWSWVDSTTVDFRPQGFWPAGTKVSVQFGSTSRTLDFSIGDDHEIVVDATTHMMSVYENGTLIKKLASGTGKPGDATYGGTMAIMDMVPHIEMTSCAIGLQCTKGGPGWYDLQTYHDLQLTDSGTFIHSAWWDNSLGKANVSHGCVHLSEADAAYLWNIVQVGDPVTINGTGHKVSQSNGYADYTLSWSQWLSNSAAGVQVF; from the coding sequence ATGCCAGTCCGCGTCAACTTCGGCTCCGCGGTGGCGTCGACGAACCGCGCCGCGATCGAGAGGGCGATGAAGGTCACGACGACGCCGCACGTCGACGGCGCGTGGTCCTGGGTCGACTCGACCACGGTCGACTTCCGCCCGCAGGGCTTCTGGCCGGCCGGTACCAAGGTCTCCGTCCAGTTCGGCTCGACCAGCCGCACGCTGGACTTCTCCATCGGTGACGACCACGAGATCGTCGTCGATGCGACGACGCACATGATGAGCGTCTACGAGAACGGCACGTTGATCAAGAAGTTGGCCAGCGGCACGGGCAAGCCGGGCGATGCCACCTACGGCGGCACGATGGCCATCATGGACATGGTCCCGCACATCGAGATGACCTCGTGCGCCATCGGCCTCCAGTGCACCAAGGGCGGGCCCGGGTGGTACGACCTCCAGACGTACCACGACCTGCAACTCACCGACAGCGGCACCTTCATCCACTCGGCGTGGTGGGACAACTCGCTGGGTAAGGCGAACGTCTCGCACGGCTGCGTCCACCTCTCGGAGGCCGACGCGGCGTATCTGTGGAACATCGTCCAAGTCGGAGACCCGGTGACGATCAACGGCACCGGCCACAAGGTGAGCCAGTCCAACGGCTACGCCGACTACACGCTGTCGTGGTCGCAGTGGCTGTCCAACTCCGCTGCCGGCGTCCAGGTGTTCTAG